The following are from one region of the Aspergillus chevalieri M1 DNA, chromosome 1, nearly complete sequence genome:
- the pxa1 gene encoding putative peroxisomal ABC transporter (PXA1) (COG:I;~EggNog:ENOG410PFQV;~InterPro:IPR017871,IPR027417,IPR003593,IPR011527, IPR003439;~PFAM:PF06472,PF00005;~TransMembrane:1 (i38-60o);~go_component: GO:0016021 - integral component of membrane [Evidence IEA];~go_function: GO:0005524 - ATP binding [Evidence IEA];~go_function: GO:0016887 - ATPase activity [Evidence IEA];~go_function: GO:0042626 - ATPase-coupled transmembrane transporter activity [Evidence IEA];~go_process: GO:0055085 - transmembrane transport [Evidence IEA]), whose translation MAAQSTLRPKQDRLATLFTLYVDRFRARLRRSTKTTKFIATALLLLSIVGSGYGGYNWFWARAKDRAQGRRLLRRNSGIRGKDGSRTIYVPYRNSMTSKVKIYPTKPTTFDAHRRLFLNPPASARVSDGEAASQIPPPTTKPGLNLAFLHQFLSLGSIMVPRWNSKETGLLMSHGVFLLLRTYLSLLIARLDGEIVRDLVTGKGRAFIWGIFKWCGIGTFASYTNAMIKFLQAKVAIAFRTRLTRYIHDLYLTENSNYYKLMNLDGGIGQGADQFITQDLTVFCSAAAALYSSIGKPLVDLCVFNYQLYRSLGPLALSGIGAAYFSTATVLRKLSPPFGKLKAVEGKKEGDFRGLHSRLLANAEEISFYGGADVERLFLTRSFKDLQRWMEGIYSLRIRYNMLEDVILKYAWSAFGYLMTSLPVFLPAWGGLGGEMEMVDVPAAIGRERGRMKEFITNKRLMLSLADAGGRMMYSIKDISELAGYTSRVYTLISALHRVHASAYYPPRGSSAELYSLADAQGTIHNGFDGVRLEQVPVVAPSLYPRGGDELIESLSFIVHSGDHLLISGANGVGKSAIPRIIAGLWPVYRGLVSRPRGFGLDGIMFLPQRPYLSVGTLRDQVIYPHTAIDMQERGTTDAELQKILDDARLGYLPAREGGWDSRKEWKDVFSGGEKQRMAIARLFYHEPRYAFLDEGTSAVSSDVEGLLYEQAKHHGITLITISTRASLKKYHTYHLALGLGEEEENWRFELIGTEKEKLGVEKELQELRKRLDRVDEWKQRREDIEKELNRVWVEEGELAPPPYEEEVKEENQTGI comes from the coding sequence ATGGCCGCACAGTCCACGCTCCGGCCCAAACAAGACCGCCTCGCGACCCTCTTCACGCTTTACGTGGACCGCTTTCGGGCCCGACTACGCCGCTCCACAAAGACAACTAAATTCATCGCCACGGCTCTACTCCTTCTATCGATAGTCGGGTCTGGATATGGGGGTTATAACTGGTTTTGGGCGAGGGCCAAGGACCGCGCCCAGGGGAGACGACTGTTACGTCGGAATTCGGGCATTCGGGGCAAGGATGGTTCTCGTACCATTTACGTGCCTTATCGGAATTCTATGACCTCCAAGGTCAAGATCTATCCAACAAAGCCGACAACTTTCGATGCGCACCGGAGACTGTTCTTGAACCCGCCGGCGTCGGCTCGTGTCAGCGATGGGGAGGCAGCAAGTCAGATCCCGCCTCCGACGACGAAACCGGGCTTGAATCTTGCCTTCCTTCATCAGTTCCTCAGCCTGGGTAGTATCATGGTTCCAAGGTGGAATAGCAAGGAGACCGGTCTTTTGATGAGCCATGGTGTGTTTCTACTGCTAAGGACATATCTGTCGTTATTGATCGCAAGGCTGGATGGAGAGATCGTGCGCGATCTTGTCACGGGCAAGGGACGTGCTTTTATCTGGGGTATCTTCAAGTGGTGTGGCATTGGGACTTTTGCGTCATACACCAATGCTATGATAAAGTTCCTCCAGGCCAAGGTGGCGATCGCTTTCCGGACGCGTCTAACGAGATACATTCACGATCTTTATCTTACGGAAAACAGCAATTACTACAAGCTAATGAACCTTGATGGTGGCATTGGCCAGGGCGCGGACCAATTCATCACGCAGGATCTGACAGTCTTCTGTTCTGCGGCCGCTGCACTGTACTCGTCTATTGGGAAGCCGTTGGTGGATCTTTGCGTCTTTAATTACCAGCTCTATCGGTCTCTAGGACCGCTGGCTCTGAGCGGAATTGGTGCTGCTTATTTCAGTACAGCCACTGTCCTGCGTAAGCTGTCGCCGCCGTTTGGAAAGCTCAAGGCTGTCGAGGGTAAGAAGGAAGGTGACTTTAGAGGTCTGCATTCCCGACTACTCGCAAACGCGGAAGAGATTTCTTTTTACGGTGGTGCCGATGTAGAACGCTTATTCTTAACGCGGAGCTTTAAGGACCTCCAGCGATGGATGGAGGGTATCTATAGCCTCAGAATCCGGTATAACATGCTGGAGGATGTTATCTTGAAATACGCCTGGTCCGCCTTCGGATACCTGATGACTTCCTTGCCTGTTTTTCTTCCTGCGTGGGGCGGTCTCGGGGGCGAGATGGAAATGGTCGACGTGCCGGCAGCAATCGGTCGGGAACGTGGTCGCATGAAAGAATTTATCACCAACAAGCGTTTGATGCTCTCCTTGGCCGATGCAGGTGGCCGAATGATGTACAGCATCAAGGACATTTCAGAACTGGCAGGTTACACATCCCGTGTATATACCCTCATCTCTGCGCTGCACCGGGTCCATGCCAGCGCCTACTATCCTCCCCGGGGGTCTAGCGCAGAGCTCTACTCTCTAGCTGATGCTCAGGGAACCATTCACAACGGCTTTGATGGGGTTCGTCTGGAACAGGTTCCAGTTGTCGCTCCATCGCTTTACCCGCGCGGAGGTGATGAGCTCATCGAGTCGTTGTCATTCATCGTCCACTCTGGTGACCACCTCCTCATCTCAGGTGCTAACGGCGTTGGAAAGTCCGCTATCCCTCGTATTATTGCCggtctgtggcctgtatacCGCGGGCTGGTCAGTCGTCCTAGAGGATTTGGACTCGATGGCATCATGTTCCTTCCCCAACGCCCTTATCTCAGTGTCGGAACTCTACGCGACCAAGTCATCTACCCTCATACAGCGATTGACATGCAGGAGCGGGGCACAACAGATGCTGAACTCCAGAAGATTCTGGACGATGCTCGTCTCGGATACCTGCCCGCTCGCGAGGGGGGTTGGGACTCCCGTAAGGAATGGAAAGATGTCTTCAGCGGCGGCGAGAAGCAACGAATGGCCATTGCGAGATTGTTCTACCACGAACCACGATATGCCTTCCTCGATGAAGGCACCTCAGCTGTCTCGTCGGACGTCGAGGGCTTGCTCTATGAACAAGCCAAACATCACGGAATTACCCTGATTACGATCTCCACGCGCGCGTCCCTGAAGAAGTACCATACATATCACCTGGCGCTTGGTCtcggggaagaggaagagaactGGAGATTCGAGCTGATTGGcacagagaaggagaagctggGCGTTGAGAAAGAGTTGCAGGAGCTGCGGAAGCGTCTCGACAGGGTGGATGAGTGGAAGCAGCGGCGAGAGGACATTGAGAAGGAGCTGAATAGAGTCTGGGTTGAGGAGGGGGAGCTTGCTCCACCACCGTACGAGGAGGAAGTGAAGGAAGAGAATCAGACAGGAATTTAA
- the psrA gene encoding putative general stress response phosphoprotein phosphatase Psr1/2 (COG:K;~EggNog:ENOG410PF8F;~InterPro:IPR036412,IPR011948,IPR023214,IPR004274;~PFAM:PF03031;~go_function: GO:0016791 - phosphatase activity [Evidence IEA]): MLGGSSERGSALKSANGEASMSVASGQQNPESSLPHIQMNNTNISLSQPNPGESSEQVPGPVASAEASGTTANADLADGSRKHLLAPAASRSSSKVDKHSTLDKTQETVHDDSENTLRGSKRSILKGRRDRSSGSSRRSRRQNQDSASVENQKTPTGPEAPQPEKKKVSYRIFAFLSCCSSSNVDSEDTAIPAKKTIKRPSLSNRQPTPEKTEPAPADQSTTGPTEQNQYREEKPNPTVTSNQSPTQIEEERDTALQEKDAQFNETAPASDQIQPDHGPATVQKDHDGQALTSASQDAAPMPAPAPEQVESPAQKSEEHVHSPSVTWDQSVDDSSVADPSKAMAKPLAETDPKEEVQYYSHDEEAMGIPPPPPPMAPPSQEGIQQQWLLPPAVPPLQNRKCLVLDLDETLVHSSFKVLERADFTIPVEIEGQYHNIYVIKRPGVDQFMKRVGELYEVVVFTASVSKYGDPLLDQLDIHNVVHHRLFRDSCYNHQGNYVKDLSQIGRDIRETIIIDNSPTSYIFHPQHAIPISSWFSDAHDNELLDLIPVLEDLAGTQVQDVSLVLDISL, encoded by the exons ATGCTTGGAGGGAGCTCAGAGCGAGGTTCCGCTCTGAAGTCTGCCAACGGAGAAGCATCCATGTCTGTCGCGTCGGGTCAACAAA ATCCTGAATCATCGCTGCCTCATATCCAGATGAATAACACCAATATATCGCTCTCGCAACCCAATCCCGGGGAGTCCTCCGAACAGGTCCCTGGCCCTGTCGCATCTGCTGAAGCTTCCGGTACTACCGCCAATGCAGATCTCGCCGATGGATCGAGGAAACATCTGCTTGCGCCCGCTGCGTCGCGGAGCTCGTCCAAGGTGGACAAACATTCAACCCTCGACAAGACGCAGGAGACGGTCCATGATGATTCAGAGAACACATTGCGAGGCTCGAAGAGAAGCATCCTGAAGGGACGGAGAGACAGGAGTAGTGGTAGTAGCAGGAGGTCTCGACGGCAGAATCAAGACTCGGCCAGCGTGGAGAATCAGAAGACACCGACCGGTCCGGAAGCCCCCCAAccggaaaagaagaaggtttCCTACCGGATCTTTGCCTTCCTGAGTTGCTGCTCCTCATCCAATGTCGATTCGGAGGACACGGCCATTCCAGCTAAGAAGACCATCAAGCGGCCATCTTTGTCCAACCGACAGCCAACGCCAGAGAAAACGGAACCCGCCCCTGCCGATCAGAGCACAACTGGACCCACGGAGCAAAATCAATATCGAGAAGAAAAGCCTAACCCGACCGTGACTTCCAATCAATCTCCAACTCAAATTGAAGAAGAACGCGATACTGCGCTCCAAGAGAAAGATGCGCAATTCAATGAGACGGCCCCGGCTTCCGACCAAATTCAACCCGATCATGGTCCTGCGACCGTCCAGAAAGATCACGACGGTCAAGCTTTGACAAGTGCATCCCAAGATGCGGCACCGATGCCAGCCCCGGCGCCGGAACAGGttgaaagccctgcgcagaAGTCCGAGGAGCATGTCCACTCTCCTTCTGTCACTTGGGATCAATCCGTAGACGATTCCTCGGTGGCGGATCCGAGCAAGGCAATGGCAAAACCGTTGGCTGAGACCGATCCGAAAGAGGAAGTTCAATATTATTCACATGACGAAGAAGCTATGGGAAtaccaccacctccacctCCGATGGCTCCCCCGAGTCAAGAGGGCATTCAGCAGCAGTGGCTGTTGCCGCCCGCTGTGCCTCCATTGCAGAACCGGAAATGTCTTGTTCTCGATCTGGACGAGACACTGGTACACAGTAGCTTCAAGGTTCTCGAACGCGCCGATTTTACTATCCCGGTAGAGATCGAAGGCCAATACCACAACATCTACGTGATCAAGCGACCTGGAGTCGATCAGTTCATGAAGCGAGTGGGAGAATTATACGAAGTTGTCGTCTTTACGGCATCTGTCTCCAAATACGGCGATCCTCTATTGGACCAGTTGGACATTCACAATGTCGTCCACCACCGGTTATTCAGAGACAGTTGCTACAATCACCAGGGCAACTACGTCAAGGATCTCTCCCAGATCGGGCGTGATATTCGGGAGACGATTATCATTGACAATTCCCCGACTTCTTACATCTTCCATCCTCAACATGCGATACCCATCAGCAGCTGGTTTTCTGATGCTCACGACAATGAGCTTCTCGATTTGATTCCTGTTCTCGAAGATCTTGCTGGCACCCAGGTTCAAGATGTCAGTCTGGTTCTTGACATCTCCTTATGA
- a CDS encoding NAD(P)-dependent alcohol dehydrogenase (COG:Q;~EggNog:ENOG410PVPB;~InterPro:IPR013154,IPR013149,IPR002328,IPR036291, IPR011032,IPR020843;~PFAM:PF00107,PF08240;~TransMembrane:1 (i164-188o);~go_function: GO:0008270 - zinc ion binding [Evidence IEA];~go_function: GO:0016491 - oxidoreductase activity [Evidence IEA];~go_process: GO:0055114 - oxidation-reduction process [Evidence IEA]): MSITFDVFRGSPEGRVIADTVTKTLEHNEVFIETMASGICGTDEHFLKSNQVLGHEGVGFVRAVGPGVTSVKIGDRVGFGFTHSICSTCDNCVTDWDQCCRNVKQYGMNDFDNGSFSYGAVWDANCVFRIPDGLDFVHAAPLMCAAATVWTTLTRYGMRAADRVGIMGVGGLGHVAIKLAAALGYYVIVLSTSEMKRQEAMEFGASEYHVFRSGGAPPEGFRPIKHLLLCASGDVDYSSLLTLMDTPSTIYPLTATFELSKIPTLELCFKGIRIQGSLVASRNSIRTLLDFATKKNIAPTVRTFPLTIAGIEEAMNILREGKMRYRGVLVRNE; this comes from the exons ATGAGCATCACATTCGACGTCTTCCGTGGTTCCCCTGAGGGCAGGGTTATTGCCGACACTGTCACCAAAACCCTCGAGCACAATGAAGTCTTTATCGAGACCATGGCTTCTGGCATATGCGGAACGGACGAGCATTTCTTGAAGAGCAACCAGGTCCTCGGACATGAGGGCGTTGGCTTCGTGAGAGCTGTTGGTCCTGGCGTGACCTCTGTGAAGATTGGAGATCGTGTTGGATTTGGATTCACACATAGTATCTGCTCTACTTGTGATAACTGCGTCACAG ACTGGGACCAGTGCTGCCGAAACGTCAAACAGTACGGCATGAACGACTTCGACAACGGGAGCTTTAGCTACGGCGCCGTCTGGGACGCCAACTGCGTCTTCCGTATCCCAGATGGACTCGACTTTGTGCACGCTGCTCCGTTGATGTGTGCCGCTGCTACGGTTTGGACTACCCTGACCAGATACGGCATGCGTGCTGCAGACCGCGTGGGCATCATGGGCGTCGGTGGTCTGGGTCATGTAGCTATCAAGCTAGCTGCTGCGCTGGGATATTACGTCATTGTGCTTTCTACCTCTGAGATGAAGAGGCAGGAAGCTATGGAGTTTGGTGCGTCGGAGTACCATGTATTTCGTTCGGGTGGAGCACCGCCGGAGGGATTTCGGCCTATAAAGCATCTGTTGCTCTGTGCGAGtggggatgttgattattcttc TCTGTTGACCCTTATGGATACGCCCAGTACCATCTACCCATTGACCGCTACGTTTGAGCTTTCGAAAATACCCACGTTGGAGCTATGCTTCAAAGGGATTCGTATTCAGGGCTCCTTGGTCGCCTCGCGGAATAGTATCCGTACCCTTCTTGATTTTGCTACCAAGAAGAACATTGCTCCTACCGTCAGGACCTTTCCGTTGACCATTGCCGGGATCGAGGAGGCTATGAATATTCTGAGGGAGGGCAAGATGCGGTACAGAGGTGTGCTCGTTCGCAACGAGTAA
- a CDS encoding zinc-binding alcohol dehydrogenase family protein (COG:C;~EggNog:ENOG410PFVI;~InterPro:IPR013154,IPR013149,IPR036291,IPR011032, IPR020843;~PFAM:PF00107,PF08240;~go_function: GO:0016491 - oxidoreductase activity [Evidence IEA];~go_process: GO:0055114 - oxidation-reduction process [Evidence IEA]) yields MTAINSAAWLPSPKTKPLSIQTAPYTPPGPNELLIRNAAVAINPIDWHLQTKATFPLTYPAILGHDVAGTVAEVGSSVTNFKPGDRVLAHAMSMATQRPQDGAFQLYTTVLENVAARIPGSLGFEQAVVLPLGVSTAAAGLFQRDFLGLGLPSVEPVKTGKTVLVWGGASSVGVNAIQLAVAAGYEVVTTASPRNFDLVRSLGASVVFDYRIGTVVGDLVTALKGKELAGVYDTIHTGGALQNCLAVLDKLQTRVIVVTVWPVSEDLKTEVEVKFVYAVSIKDNEVGGAVYNDYLPQALEKGKFVAAPAPRMVGKGLEAIQMGIDEWGKGVSAEKIVVSL; encoded by the coding sequence ATGACCGCCATCAACTCAGCAGCCTGGCTCCCCAGTCCCAAAACCAAACCCCTCTCCATCCAAACCGCACCCTACACCCCTCCAGGCCCCAACGAACTCCTCATCCGCAATGCCGCAGTCGCCATAAACCCCATCGACTGGCACCTCCAAACGAAAGCAACATTCCCCCTAACCTACCCCGCAATCCTCGGCCACGATGTCGCCGGCACAGTCGCCGAAGTCGGCTCCTCCGTCACGAACTTCAAGCCCGGTGATCGCGTCCTCGCGCACGCAATGAGCATGGCGACGCAAAGACCGCAGGATGGTGCATTTCAATTGTATACGACTGTGTTGGAGAATGTGGCGGCGCGGATTCCTGGGAGTCTGGGGTTTGAACAGGCGGTTGTGTTACCGTTGGGGGTATCGACTGCTGCAGCGGGGTTGTTTCAGAGAGATTTTTTGGGGCTGGGGTTGCCGAGTGTTGAGCCGGTGAAGACGGGGAAGACGGTGTTGGTTTGGGGTGGTGCGTCGAGTGTTGGGGTGAATGCGATTCAGTTGGCCGTTGCGGCTGGGTATGAAGTTGTTACGACGGCGTCGCCGAGGAATTTTGATCTTGTGAGGTCGCTAGGTGCGAGTGTGGTGTTTGATTATCGCATTGGGACGGTTGTCGGGGATCTCGTTACCGCATTGAAGGGAAAGGAACTTGCGGGTGTGTACGATACCATTCACACGGGAGGTGCGTTGCAGAATTGTCTGGCTGTCTTGGATAAACTGCAAACGCGCGTGATTGTTGTGACCGTGTGGCCTGTATCTGAGGACTTGAAGACGGAAGTGGAGGTCAAGTTTGTTTATGCAGTCAGTATCAAGGATAATGAGGTTGGTGGTGCAGTTTACAACGATTACTTGCCGCAGGCGCTGGAGAAGGGCAAGTTTGTTGCTGCTCCAGCGCCGCGGATGGTTGGAAAGGGACTCGAGGCCATTCAGATGGGGATTGACGAATGGGGGAAGGGTGTCTCCGCGGAGAAGATAGTTGTTAGTTTGTAG
- a CDS encoding bZIP transcription factor (COG:S;~EggNog:ENOG410PQBQ;~InterPro:IPR021833;~PFAM:PF11905): protein MIAQRGNTDAQVQSGHVNPRDQMRDPEDDWRGIIDQKKRRKLQNRLNQRAYRLRRKGISLPEENPTSLSQVIPFNGNKEEEEDILKCAHAPPNALAFQRWFEATVRHSYLHGNPQVEHLISLSRLNVHRAINENIKLLGMNSDWMKSDDSVSIFNLLQPVAGNGTGEESIPPSLRPTAIQRTVPHHPWLDFFPFPRMRDLLILACATNSDFDDDELCHDLMAFWDTRNTNATLFVWGSPWDPSNWEVTEAFVRKWGWLLKGSGELFVSTGTWRRKRGEKTLDWGSYIQSADTVNPSI from the exons ATGATTGCTCAAAGAGGAAATACAGACGCGCAGGTACAGTCCGGGCATGTTAATCCGCGAGATCAGATGCGGGACCCCGAGGATGATTGGAGGGGGATTATAgatcagaaaaagaggagaaaGTTGCAGAACCGACTGAATCAGAGGGCGTATC GTTTAAGGAGAAAAGGAATCAGCCTTCCAGAAGAAAACCCCACCAGTCTATCCCAAGTAATCCCATTCAACGGaaacaaagaagaagaagaagacatcCTCAAATGCGCCCATGCCCCACCAAACGCCCTAGCCTTCCAGCGCTGGTTCGAAGCCACGGTCCGTCACAGCTACCTCCACGGCAATCCACAAGTGGAACACTTGATCAGCCTTAGTCGGCTGAATGTCCACCGCGCTATTAACGAGAATATAAAGCTACTTGGGATGAACTCGGATTGGATGAAAAGTGATGATTCTGTTTCGATCTTTAACCTCCTTCAGCCTGTAGCTGGGAACGGGACTGGGGAAGAGAGTATTCCCCCGAGTTTACGGCCAACGGCTATTCAGCGGACTGTCCCGcatcatccctggctggaTTTCTTTCCGTTTCCGCGAATGCGTGATCTTTTGATTCTCGCCTGTGCTACTAACAGtgattttgatgatgatgaactaTGCCATGATCTTATGGCATTCTGGGATACGAGAAATACAAATGCGACATTGTTTGTGTGGGGATCACCGTGGGATCCGTCGAATTGGGAGGTGACGGAGGCGTTTGTGAGGAAGTGGGGATGGTTGCTCAAGGGATCGGGGGAGTTGTTCGTTTCAACGGGGActtggaggaggaaaagagggGAGAAAACTTTGGACTGGGGGAGTTATATACAGAGTGCAGATACTGTAAACCCAAGTATATGA
- a CDS encoding uncharacterized protein (COG:Q;~EggNog:ENOG410PJRF;~InterPro:IPR011032,IPR036291,IPR013154,IPR002328;~PFAM:PF08240;~go_function: GO:0008270 - zinc ion binding [Evidence IEA];~go_function: GO:0016491 - oxidoreductase activity [Evidence IEA];~go_process: GO:0055114 - oxidation-reduction process [Evidence IEA]): MRAVLWTGIPFQMNVTDVPNPTIQNQTDAIIKVTTAAICGTELHTYHGVYGSGTVPWIMGHECIGVVDEIGSAVGSVDVGDRVIVPDATYDGYEGFGARENVGFGYGVDYVLAGGGCQAEYVRTPKNTLDNDYLLVGDIFAKAWAGLDFSDFETGDSVAVFGSGPVGLLTAYSAILRGASAVYAVDHVPERLRMAESIGAIPINFRDSDPVGQILDYESKGVTRSIDCIGYEAVNADLKHEQNIVTNSMVSVTAQGGGIGLIG, from the exons ATGCGCGCCGTCCTTTGGACAGGAATCCCTTTCCAAATGAACGTAACTGACGTCCCAAATCCCACCATCCAGAACCAAACCGACGCCATCATAAAAGTCACCACAGCCGCTATCTGCGGAACAGAACTCCACACTTACCACGGGGTATACGGGAGTGGGACCGTCCCGTGGATCATGGGACATGAATGTATTGGTGTCGTCGATGAGATTGGGAGTGCGGTTGGCTCTGTAGATGTTGGGGATCGAGTTATTGTTCCTGATGCGACTTATGATGGATACGAGGGGTTTGGGGCTAGGGAAAATGTGGGATTTGGGTATGGGGTTGATTATGTGCTTGCCGGGGGTGGTTGTCAAG CTGAATACGTCCGC ACACCCAAGAACACCCTAGACAACGATTACCTCCTCGTGGGCGACATCTTCGCCAAAGCCTGGGCCGGCCTCGATTTTTCCGACTTTGAAACCGGCGATTCAGTCGCAGTATTTGGCTCCGGCCCTGTTGGCCTCCTAACCGCATACTCTGCCATACTCCGCGGGGCATCTGCAGTGTATGCAGTCGACCACGTTCCCGAGCGTCTGAGAATGGCAGAATCAATTGGTGCAATACCTATCAATTTCCGGGACTCTGATCCCGTAGGGCAGATACTGGACTACGAATCAAAAGGCGTAACACGCAGCATCGACTGCATCGGCTACGAAGCCGTTAACGCAGACCTCAAACACGAGCAAAATATCGTCACCAACAGCATGGTCTCCGTGACCGCGCAAGGAGGCGGTATCGGACTAATAGGCTAG
- a CDS encoding uncharacterized protein (COG:G;~EggNog:ENOG410PU9C;~InterPro:IPR017996,IPR011042;~PFAM:PF03022;~SECRETED:SignalP(1-19)) — MVAGLFVALLGLSTPLVSALGPGIELTYSLSRATQGISISSDGRKFLSQRYSTSDPPQAVELLNDNSTRLYPNAAWNSYNSSNLNSNPRQTFVSIDGARIGPDGRYWLVDGGSQGVNGSSKLVGVNLTTDAVDKLYYLDSIIASSSSIDDVRFNPAGDVAYLSDTAGALLVLNMTTGHGKRVLANDDSATAWYPMMYNGTLVPGYSPSGSTLQVGLDQIGVSPDGNYLYYQPCNGGLYRVKTAYVDATLTNATLATTLGDYAEPFALTPSTGGTTIDANGNIYVSDTNLLAIWNVTLEGRATILVQDDDLLWTDFMWITADKKLWLPASQMRPGANGLMAKGPNYVFTYPIEAGPSPIDHA; from the coding sequence ATGGTGGCAGGTCTTTTTGTTGCCCTCTTGGGACTTTCAACTCCCCTAGTATCAGCTCTTGGCCCAGGCATTGAGCTCACCTACTCCTTGAGCCGCGCGACTCAGGGTATCAGCATCTCATCCGACGGCCGCAAGTTTCTCTCACAGCGCTACTCCACGAGCGACCCTCCGCAGGCTGTCGAGCTGCTTAACGACAACTCGACGAGACTCTATCCGAATGCTGCGTGGAACTCTTACAACTCCAGCAACCTGAACTCGAACCCTCGACAGACCTTTGTCAGTATCGACGGTGCGCGCATTGGACCTGATGGAAGATACTGGCTGGTTGATGGTGGATCGCAGGGGGTTAATGGTTCTTCCAAACTGGTTGGGGTGAACCTGACGACCGACGCCGTTGATAAGCTTTATTACCTGGATAGCATCATTGCgtcaagcagcagcattgATGATGTGCGATTCAATCCGGCTGGTGATGTCGCCTATCTCAGTGACACGGCTGGCGCGCTGTTGGTGCTGAACATGACCACAGGCCATGGCAAGCGCGTGCTTGCTAATGACGACTCAGCCACGGCCTGGTACCCCATGATGTACAACGGCACGCTGGTCCCCGGATACAGTCCCTCAGGCAGCACCCTTCAAGTTGGTCTGGACCAGATCGGAGTCTCCCCCGATGGCAACTACTTGTACTATCAACCCTGCAACGGTGGTCTCTACCGCGTCAAAACAGCCTATGTCGACGCAACACTGACAAACGCCACCCTGGCAACGACTCTTGGAGACTACGCTGAGCCCTTCGCCCTGACTCCCAGTACTGGCGGTACCACGATCGACGCAAACGGTAACATCTATGTTAGCGACACCAACTTGCTCGCCATCTGGAATGTCACCCTTGAGGGTCGCGCAACGATTCTCGTTCAGGACGATGATTTGCTCTGGACTGATTTTATGTGGATTACGGCTGACAAGAAGCTTTGGCTTCCTGCGTCCCAGATGCGTCCTGGTGCGAATGGCCTTATGGCAAAGGGTCCTAACTATGTCTTCACCTATCCTATCGAAGCAGGCCCTTCGCCTATTGATCATGCCTAG